The Arachis ipaensis cultivar K30076 chromosome B07, Araip1.1, whole genome shotgun sequence genome includes a window with the following:
- the LOC110265048 gene encoding uncharacterized protein LOC110265048: protein MNLDKALVVRNLDIEFVKDLILQGEGWNMDKLKLYFDATSVDKILRTPEPKTTEHALLLCPWTRAAWFGAQIQCCPTALTVSSFRKWMMELLGKMRLNAGANYDLCSSKVGFLVWEVWKARNLAIYQKTNPNPIMVICKAKLTRSGSRVTWRPPLQGWIKCNVDVAFVGAQSVGATAVVFRDHNGTLLSGINSTIIAASPLAAEALAKVIIESDNQILIQALKSHASIAEIQVVLDDILHLARGIPNYGFTWMPREANSLAHEVVKLTGQGTLHQT from the exons ATGAATTTGGATAAGGCTCTTGTTGTTAGAAACCTCGATATTGAGTTTGTGAAGGATCTAATTCTTCAGGGAGAAGGGTGGAATATGGATAAGTTAAAGTTGTATTTTGATGCAACTTCGGTCGATAAAATCCTCAGAACCCCA GAACCAAAGACCACTGAGCATGCATTGTTGCTATGTCCCTGGACAAGGGCAGCTTGGTTTGGAGCACAAATTCAATGCTGTCCTACGGCCCTAACAGTTTCTTCTTTTAGGAAGTGGATGATGGAACTTCTAGGAAAAATGAGGCTAAATGCAGGGGCTAATTATGATCTTTGCAGTAGTAAGGTTGGTTTTCTAGTTTGGGAGGTGTGGAAAGCGAGAAATCTAGCAATATATCAGAAGACCAATCCTAATCCTATAATGGTGATTTGCAAAGCTAAACTAACGAGATCAGGCAGCAGGGTTACCTGGAGACCACCACTGCAAGGTTGGATCAAATGCAACGTTGATGTAGCATTCGTTGGAGCTCAATCTGTGGGTGCTACGGCAGTAGTATTCAGAGACCATAATGGTACCCTTCTCTCAGGAATCAACTCCACCATAATTGCGGCCTCACCATTGGCTGCGGAGGCATTAGCG AAGGTTATCATAGAATCAGATAATCAAATACTCATTCAGGCACTAAAGTCACATGCATCAATTGCAGAAATTCAAGTTGTACTAGATGACATACTACATTTAGCAAGAGGCATTCCAAATTATGGTTTTACCTGGATGCCCAGAGAAGCAAACTCATTAGCGCATGAAGTGGTGAAACTCACAGGTCAGGGAACTCTCCACCAAACTTAG